GTCGACCCCGCCGATGGCCGCGCCCAGCTGGTGAACGACTCGCCGTTCGCCGTCAGCATCGACGGCTACTGGGTAGGCTCGGAGTCGGGGTCGCTGAACCCAGGGAACGCCGACTGGAGCAGTCTCGACGACCAGAACATCGGCGGCGGGGCTTGGACCGAGGCCAACCCGACCGGCAACAGCCTCGTGGAGCTGCAGGCCGAGGGCGCGACTCTGCTGGCGGCCGGCGCCACCTACAACCTAGGCACGCTGTTCGACACGGCGGGCGTTCAGGACTTGGTGCTGCAGTACTTGTTCCCCGAGGACGAGGAGTTCACCCGCTTCGGCGCCGTCGACTACCGCGCCGTGAGCGACCTGCTGACGGGCGACTACAACGGCGATGGAGTCGTGAACGCGGCCGACTACACCGTTTGGCGAGACAGCCTAGGCCAGGACGTGGCGCCGGGCAGCGGCGCCGACGGCAACGGTGATGGCGCCGTCAATCAGGCCGACTACAATGTGTGGCGGTCAAACTACGGCAGCTCCATCGGCGGCGGGCTCTCGCCCGCCGCTTCGCCTGCTCCTGAGCCGGGCGCCGCTGCGTTGCTGATCGGCTGCTGCGTTGCGGGCGCCTCCCGTCGGCGTCGGGCGTCGTGTTAGAGCGGCTTCAAGAGGGCAGCAAGCTTGCGTGGCTGTCCGGCGCCGCCGGACAGCCACGCGTCGTTTAGAGCGGTGTTGCGGATCGACGGATGGCTACGGTAGAACCCCCTACAACTCAGGCACGGACTATGCTCAATGTATCTCGGTCGCCGCGCCCGGCGGCCCTCGCTGCTCGCCTGCGTATCCTTGCGATTGCCGTCGTCGTCGCGGTGTTCCCCGGTAGTGCCGTCGCGGAGCTCACCGCCAGCCGTCTCCGCTGCGAGAGCTTGGAGACGCCGTCCGGCGTGGACCGTGCGGCGCCGCAGCTGAGTTGGATTGTCGAGTCGCCGCAGCCCAACCAGTCGCAATCCGCCTACCGCATCCTGGTTGCGACCCGCGAAGAGAAGTTGGCCGCCGATGACGGCGATCTATGGGACTCCGGCAAAGTAAGCTCGGCCGAGACTTACGCTATCCAGTACAAAGGCAAACCTCTGCAATCTCATCAGCAGTGCCACTGGAAAGTCATGGCTTGGGACGCCACGGGCCAGCCCGGCGAGTGGAGCGATGCGTCGGAGTGGACGGTCGGCCTGTTGAATCAGGAGGACTGGCAAGGCGAATGGATTGGGTACGACAAGGACCGCCAGCCGCTCGCCGACCCGCCCGCGATCGACCTGGACGGAGCCCGCTGGGTGCGCCACGCGGCCGACCCCGATGTCCCACCGGCCCAGACCCGCGACTACCGCTGCGCCTGGCAGCTGCCCGCCGACATCGATCTCCGCACGGCGACGCTTGCCATAATGTGCGACGACCACGCCCGCGTTGAGATCAATGGGACCACCGCGGTTAGCGGCGTCAGCATCGGAACGCCGAAGGTGGAAGAGGTGCTCGGCTACCTCCGGCCGGGCAAGAACGAGTTCCGTGTTGTCTGCAGGAACGGCCAGCCCGGCCCAACGGGAATCTGCCTGAAGGTCACGGCCGAAGGCCATGACGGGCAGGTCTATGTGCTGACCACCGACGACCGCTGGACGAGCTCCGCCGCCGCCGATCAGCCGCAGCACCAGGTAACGGTTGTGGGACCGTTCGGCTGCAAGCCTTGGGGCCGGCCCGCCTACCGCCGGGACCTTACCTCGCCGCCGGTTTATCTCCGCGACGAGTTTGTGCTCGACAAGCCCGTGCGACGCGCGACGGCCTACTTCTCTTCATTAGGATGGGCCGACTTCTCTATTAACGGATCGCCGGTGAAGTCCGACTTCTTCAGCTCTGGCTGGACCGACTACCGGCAGCGGGTCTACTACCGTTCGTACGACGCCACCAATCTGGTCCGGCAGGGCGACAACGCCTGGGGCCTCGTGCTGGCGGACGGGTGGTACTCGGGCCACGTCGCGTGGGGCATGCAGCGTGGCCACTACGGTGAGAAGCCACGCGTTCGCGCGATGCTACGCGTAGAGTTCCAAGACGGCCAGACGCAGACCTTCGCCACCGACGACAGCTGGCGGGCCTCGACCGCGGGCCCCAAACGCGTCGCCGACCCGCTCATCGGTGAGGAGTACGACGCCACCCAAGAAATGCCCGGGTGGGACGCCCCGGGCTTCTCGGCCCCTGGTTGGAAACCGGTCGATGTCGGCGCCGAGGTTCAGCCGCTCATCCAGTGGCACCCCGGACCCGCGGTGATCGAGGTTGACCGGTTCCCAGCCAAGTCGATCAGCGAGCCCGCACCGGGCGTCTATGTCTACGACCTCGGCCAGAACTTCGCCGGCGTCGTGCAGCTCAAGGTCCGCGGCCGCGCCGGGCAACGCGTCCGGCTCCGCTTCGCCGAACGCCTGAACCCGGACGGAACGGTTTACACCGACAACCTCCGCATGGCGCGGGCTACCGACATCTACACCTGCAGCGGCGACGGCGAAGAGACCTGGACCCCCACGCAGACCTTCCACGGCTTCCAGTACGTCGAGTTGACAGGGCTGGACGAGCCGACCCAGGACGCCGTGACCGGGATCGCCCTCAGCAGCAACACCCCGCTGGTCAGCTCCTTCGAGTGCTCCGACCCGGCGCTCAACCGTTTGTACAAGAACGTTCTATGGACGCAGCTCGCCAACTTCATCGACGTTCCCACCGACTGCCCGCAGCGCGACGAGCGGCTCGGCTGGACCGGCGACGCGCAGGTCTACGTGCACACCGCCTGCCTGACGACCAACGTGCAGGCCTTCTTCCGCAAGTGGTTGGTCGACCTGGTCGACGCCCAGGAGCCCAACGGCCAGTTCCCTAAGGTCGCCCCGGTCGTGGCCGGCCAGAGCGACGGCGGCCCCGCCTGGAGCGAGGCCGGCGTCATCTGCCCGTGGGAGATCTACTCCGTCTACAACGACCGCAAGCTGCTCGAGCAGCAGTACCCCGCAATGGTCCGCTACGTCGAGTTCTGCCGCAACCGCTCTCGGGACGGCGTGCTGCCGCCTGAGCGGTTCCACTGCTTCGGCGACTGGCTCAGCGTTAATGCGAACACGCCCAACGAGATCATCTACACCGCCTACTACGCCCGCAGCGCCGACATCGTCAGCAAGGCCGCCGAGGCCCTCGGCCGGACCGGCGACGCCAGCAAGTACCGCGAACTGTTCCAGCAGATCAAGCAGGCGTTCAATGACGAGTACGTTTCTGCCGACGGTCGCATCCACGGCGACACCCAATGCTGCTACGTGCTCGCCCTCGGCTACGGCCTGCTGGACGGCCAGGCCTACGAGCATGCTTCGCGCCACCTGATCGACGACATCCGTTCTCGCGGCTGGAAGCTGTCAACCGGCTTCGTCGGCACCAAGGACCTGATGATGGTGCTGTCTCAGATCGGCCGGCACGACGTCGCCTTGCGGCTGCTGCACCAGCAGGAGTACCCCGGCTGGCTATTCTCGATCGGTCACGGCGCAACCAGCATCTGGGAACGCTGGGACGGGTGGACCCCCGACGGCGGGTTCCAGGACCCCGGCATGAACTCATTCGCCCACTACTCGTTCGGCGCGGTGTACGGATGGATGGCGGAGAACCTCGGCGGCATTCGCGCCGGCCGACCCGGCTTCGAAACGGTGATCATCGAACCTACCTTCGACCCGCATCTCGACTTCTGCCGCGTCACCTACGACAGCCTGCACGGGCCGATAAAGAGCGAGTGGTCCCGAGCCGACGGCGCCCGCCGCCTGCAGGTCACGATCCCAGCGAACACCCGCGCCACGGTACGCTTACGGGGCGTGACGGTCGACCAGCTTCGGGTCAACGGCCAGAACTCCGATATGACCGACTTCGAAGCTGCCGATGCTGTTGACCGATTCCCCAACAGCGGCGACGACGCTCAGACCGAGGTCAGAACCGCCGAGTTGCTTCTGCCGTCAGGTGACTATCTGCTTGAGATGCCCGGCCGCGAGGCGTAGTCCGCCGTCGGAGGCTGACAGCCTGCTTTCTTTCCACTGCGTAGTAAGACGCAGTGGGTTCTGTCGACGCTTGGGGGTCAGGGAAGCCGATTGAAGTAGGGCGCCGGCCCTGGCCAAGTTTTTGTTCTCGTTTTCCGAGCTACGTGCGCGGTTTTTGCTGGCGACAGCTTTGCGATCTCCGCCTGTGAGCGGATTGCGTTTGCCGGTGTTGCGTGAACGCATGTTCACGTGTATTGTCTGGGCATGACGCCCTCCGATCCACCCCAGATTGACGCCGCGGCCCGCGTGGCTGGGCTAAAGCAGCTGCACCCGCTGCTCTCCAGTTGCGGGGAGTCGCCGGCTAGGGCGGAAGGCGTGCAGGGCAGTGTGGAGCCGCCGCCCCTGCAACGGTTGGTCCGGCCCGGCGTGTTGCTGGACTGCCTGGGGGAGTCGGGCGCCGGCGCTGGGCTGATTGCGTTATGGCTGTGCCGGCTTGCCTGCCAGTCGCGAGGAGAGCTGGTCGTGGTCGACGCGACGGGCGAGTTCTACCCGCCCGCGGCCATTGCCTGGGGCATCGATGCGCGCCGGTTGCTGGTGGTCTCGCCGGCGACGCCGAATCAGGCGTTGGCGGTTGTCGAACAGTCGCTGCGCTCGCCGGCGGTCGGCGCGGTGTGGGCGCCCTTGGGGCGGATCGGCTTGCAGCCCTTCCGCCGGTTGTTGCTGGCGGCCGAAGCGGGGTACGCGTTCGCCACGCTGGTGCGTTCGCCACGGCGACTGCCAGATGCCTGCTGCGCGGACTACCAGTTTCATTTCCGTGCGCTGCCTGGCTGTGGCTCGTCCAGCAAAGCAATCATGGTGCGCGCGACGCAGACACGCAGCCGTCACGGGCGTCTGGAGGGCGATCGAGAGCTGACCATCGATTGGAGGGCGGGGACTATCCGCTGAGCAGGCATGGCTTCTGGTCAAAGAATCCTCGCGGCCTGGCTGCCCGACTGGCCGGTGCAGCGGTTGATGTTGGGGCAGAGGTCGGACGGCGCCCCACGCCAGGCGGTGGCGGTGTCGGCTGTTTTGAATCGCGTCGAGCGCGTCACGGCCTGCTGCGCCGAAGCACGGCGGCTGGGAGTAACGCCCGGCATGCGCACCGCCGAGGCGCAGGCCGCGGTCGGCCCGGGCAAGCTGATGATCTCGCCCAGCGACCCGGGCGAGGACCGCCTCCGGCTCGAGCAGATCGCCGCCGCAGCGGAGCGGTTCAGCCCGGTTGTCGCTCTTGAGGATAACGAATCGCCTGCTGCGCTGCTGCTGGATGTCACCGGCATGTGGCCGCTGTGGAGTGGATCGGCGCCGGCGGGAGAGAAGCGGCTCGCCGATTCGGTAGGCGAGTGGTTGCGGCAGCAGGGCCTGGAGAACGGAATCGCTATCGCCGCGACCGTGGGGCTGGCGCTGGGGGCCGCCCGGTTCGGTGGCGGCCGCCGCCCCGTAGTGGACGACGCGGAATCCGATGAGGTCGCCCAACGGCTGCCAATCACGGCGCTGCGTCTAGACGAAGAAACGGTATTCAAGCTCCGCGGATTCAACCTGACATCGGTGGGGCAGCTGCTCGCCCTGCCGCGGGCCAGCTTGCCGTCGCGGTTCGGGCCGGCGGTCAACCGGCGGTTGGCTCAGCTGCTGGGCCAAACGGCCGAGCCGCTCACGCCGGTGCGACCGGTGGTGGAGCTGCAGGCCGAGTGGCGTTTCGAGTCGTCGGTGAGCAACGCCGAGGCGATCAGCTCGGTGGCGACTCTCTTGTTCACCAGGCTAGAGGGGGAGCTCGTCGCGTCGCGTCTGGGAGCGAAGCACATCGTAGTGACTTACCTGCTCGACGCGCCGCGGGGGGCGGAGCAGTCGGTCGGCGTCGAGCTGCGGGTGTCGCGTCCGACCTGCTCGCGGCGGGAACTGCTGGAGTTGTTTGCGCTGCGTTCCGAAGGTTTGCGGTTCGAGCATGCGGTTGCCGAGGTGCGGGCCCGGGTGGCCGAGAGCGAGCCGCTGCAGAACCGTCAGCGGCGGCTGTTTGAGGACGATCAAACAGCCGCCGGCTTTGAACGCGACCTGCTGGTCAACCGCCTGGCGGCGCGGGTTGGGCAGACGCGTGTTTGCAGGGTGGGGCGGCGCCGCAGCCACGACCCGCTGCGGGCCTACCGGCGGTTGTCGGCGATCGATCTGCCGCGGGTGGATTTTCGGCTGAGCCCCGACGCCGCCTCGCAGGCGCGGCGGACGCCGCTGCTGCTAAAGCAGGGCGGGCGGGCGCTGCGGGTGGAGGTTGATCGGGACGGCGAGCCGCGGGCGATCTGGCTGGCGGAGCAGCAGCCGGTCGCGACGGTGTGGGGGCCCGAGCGGGTTGAGACCGGTTGGTGGCGGGGCGAGCCGCTTGCGCGCGACGCCTACTGGGTTGCGCTTCCTGACGGCCGGCGGCTGTGGCTGCTGCACGACCTGCGGCGCGACCGGTGGCGCCTGGTGGGAGGTCTGGACTGACATGCCCGACCCGCCCGTGCTGCAGAAACGCGTACCGTTGCCGGCGGCAGAGCCGGTGTTAAGCGGGGCTGGCCCGGCGTACGCCGAACTGCGTTGCCGCAGCAACTTCTCGTTCTTGGAGGGCGCCTCGCACGCCGACGAGCTGGTCGCGCGGGCGGCGGAGCTGGGCTACGAGGCCCTGGCCGTGACCGACCGCAACAGTCTGGCGGGCATCGTGCGGGCGCACGCCGCGGCCAAGAAAACCAGCCTCAAGCTGGTTGTGGGCGCTGAGGTGACGCCTATAGACGGGCCAACGATTGTGTTGTGGGTGACCGACCGGGCATCGTACGGACGGCTCTGCCGGCTGCTGACGGTCGGGCGGCGGCGGGCCGAGAAGGGCGGGTGTGAGCTGCGTCTGAACGACCTCTACGAGCACGCCTCGGGCCTGCAGGCGGGGGTCGCGTTGGAGCAGCCAGCTAGTAATCTCGACTGGCCGCTCTTCCGTGACGCCTTCGGCGACCGCGGCTGCCTGCTGGTCGACCTGCAACGCGGCGGCGACGACCGTCAGCGGCTAGCGGCCTTTGGTGAGCTGTCGCGCCAGGCGGGCGTTCCGTTGGTCGCCTCGGGAAACGTCTATTACCACAGCAGCGACCGGCAGTCGCTGCACGACGTCCTCACCGCGATCCGCCACGGCGTGACTGTTGACGCCGCCGACGGACGCGAACTGTTCAGCAACGCCCAGCGGCACCTTCGGCCCCGGCTCGAACTGGAGTCACTGTTCCGGGACCGGCCCGACGCGCTGGCGAAGACGCTCGACATCACGGGGCGGGTTCGGTTCTCGCTCGACGAGCTGCGTTACGAGTACCCCAACGAGCTCACGCCCGACGGCAAGTCGGAACGCGAGTGGCTGCACGAGCTCACCTGGCGGGGCGCGCAGAGCCGCTACCCGGAGGGCCTGCCCGCCAAGGTCGAGGGCATGCTACGGCACGAGCTGAACCTGATCGACAAGCTGCACTACGAGGCCTACTTCCTCACCGTATGGGACGTGGTCCGCTTCGCCCGCTCGCAAGACATCCTCTGCCAGGGGCGTGGGTCGGCGGCCAACTCGGCCGTTTGCTATTGCCTGGGGGTTACCTCGGTCGACCCGGAGCACAGCGACCTGCTGTTCGAGCGGTTCATCAGCGAGGAACGCAACGAGCCGCCCGACATCGACATCGATATCGAGCACGAGCGGCGCGAGGAGGTGCTGCAGTACGTTTACGGCAAGTACGGGCGGGAGCGGGCTGCGCTGGCGGCCACGGTCATCACCTACCGCGTCCGCTCCGCGATACGCGACGCGGGCAAGGCGCTCGGCCTGTCGAACGACCGCGTCGACGCGCTCGCCAAGCAGGTCGACGGCTGGTCGCACGACCCCAAGCTGCCCGACCGTTTCCGCCAAGCGGGCGTGGACCCCGCGTCGCCGCTGGGCGAGCGGCTGCTGACGGTGGTGGACCAGTTGGTGGGGTTCCCGCGGCACCTCTCGCAGCACGTGGGCGGCATGGTGATGACCCGCGGCCCGCTGTGCGAGATGGCGCCGATCGAGAACGCCGCGATGCCCGACCGCACGATCGTGCAGTGGGACAAGGACGACATCGAGGAGCTGGGCATGATGAAGGTCGACTGCCTAGCCCTCGGAATGCTAACCGCCATCCGCAAGGCGTTCGACCTGGTCGCCCTGCACACCGGCCGCCGGTGGACGCTGGCTACGCTGCCGGCCGAGGACCCGGCCGTGTACGAGATGATCTGCCGGGCGGACACGATGGGCGTGTTCCAGATCGAGAGCCGCGCCCAGATGACGATGCTGCCCCGCCTGCGGCCCCGCAAGTTCTACGACCTGGTGATCGAGGTGGCCATCGTGCGGCCGGGGCCAATCCAGGGCGACATGGTCCACCCCTACCTCAAACGCCGCAACGGCGAGGAGCCCGAGGACTACCCCAACGACGCCATCCGCGGCGTGCTGCAGCGGACGCTCGGTGTGCCGATCTTCCAGGAGCAGGCGATGAAGCTGGCGGAAGTCGCGGCCGGCTTCACGCCGGGGGAAGCGGACCAGCTGCGGCGGGCAATGGCTTCGTGGCGGTCGGGCGGCAAGATCGACCACTACCGCCAGAAGCTGCTGGACGGGATGCGGGCCAATGGCCTGGACGAGGGGTTCGCCGAGCGTTGCTACCGGCAGCTGCAAGGGTTCGGCGAGTACGGCTTTCCCGAGTCGCACGCGGCCAGCTTTGCGCTGTTGGTGTACGCGTCGTGCTGGTTGAAACGCCACCACCCGGCGGCGTTCTGCGCGGCGCTGCTCAACAGCCAGCCGATGGGGTTCTACGCTCCGTCCCAACTGGTGCGCGACGCGCGGGACCACGGGGTGGAGGTCCGCGCGGTGGACGTCAACCACAGCGATTGGGACTGCACGCTCGAGCCCTCGGCCGGCGCGCTCACGCTGCGGCTGGGCATGCGGTTGATTGGCGGGCTAGCGGAGTCCGCGGCGCAGCGAATCGTGGCGCAGCGCCGCCAGGGCGGGTACCGGACGCAGCAAGAGCTGCGG
This genomic interval from Posidoniimonas corsicana contains the following:
- a CDS encoding Y-family DNA polymerase yields the protein MASGQRILAAWLPDWPVQRLMLGQRSDGAPRQAVAVSAVLNRVERVTACCAEARRLGVTPGMRTAEAQAAVGPGKLMISPSDPGEDRLRLEQIAAAAERFSPVVALEDNESPAALLLDVTGMWPLWSGSAPAGEKRLADSVGEWLRQQGLENGIAIAATVGLALGAARFGGGRRPVVDDAESDEVAQRLPITALRLDEETVFKLRGFNLTSVGQLLALPRASLPSRFGPAVNRRLAQLLGQTAEPLTPVRPVVELQAEWRFESSVSNAEAISSVATLLFTRLEGELVASRLGAKHIVVTYLLDAPRGAEQSVGVELRVSRPTCSRRELLELFALRSEGLRFEHAVAEVRARVAESEPLQNRQRRLFEDDQTAAGFERDLLVNRLAARVGQTRVCRVGRRRSHDPLRAYRRLSAIDLPRVDFRLSPDAASQARRTPLLLKQGGRALRVEVDRDGEPRAIWLAEQQPVATVWGPERVETGWWRGEPLARDAYWVALPDGRRLWLLHDLRRDRWRLVGGLD
- a CDS encoding error-prone DNA polymerase, yielding MPDPPVLQKRVPLPAAEPVLSGAGPAYAELRCRSNFSFLEGASHADELVARAAELGYEALAVTDRNSLAGIVRAHAAAKKTSLKLVVGAEVTPIDGPTIVLWVTDRASYGRLCRLLTVGRRRAEKGGCELRLNDLYEHASGLQAGVALEQPASNLDWPLFRDAFGDRGCLLVDLQRGGDDRQRLAAFGELSRQAGVPLVASGNVYYHSSDRQSLHDVLTAIRHGVTVDAADGRELFSNAQRHLRPRLELESLFRDRPDALAKTLDITGRVRFSLDELRYEYPNELTPDGKSEREWLHELTWRGAQSRYPEGLPAKVEGMLRHELNLIDKLHYEAYFLTVWDVVRFARSQDILCQGRGSAANSAVCYCLGVTSVDPEHSDLLFERFISEERNEPPDIDIDIEHERREEVLQYVYGKYGRERAALAATVITYRVRSAIRDAGKALGLSNDRVDALAKQVDGWSHDPKLPDRFRQAGVDPASPLGERLLTVVDQLVGFPRHLSQHVGGMVMTRGPLCEMAPIENAAMPDRTIVQWDKDDIEELGMMKVDCLALGMLTAIRKAFDLVALHTGRRWTLATLPAEDPAVYEMICRADTMGVFQIESRAQMTMLPRLRPRKFYDLVIEVAIVRPGPIQGDMVHPYLKRRNGEEPEDYPNDAIRGVLQRTLGVPIFQEQAMKLAEVAAGFTPGEADQLRRAMASWRSGGKIDHYRQKLLDGMRANGLDEGFAERCYRQLQGFGEYGFPESHAASFALLVYASCWLKRHHPAAFCAALLNSQPMGFYAPSQLVRDARDHGVEVRAVDVNHSDWDCTLEPSAGALTLRLGMRLIGGLAESAAQRIVAQRRQGGYRTQQELRRRAGLDRKALSSLAAADALGSLRVDRQQAQWHALAQESNDQGRPLLADLDDDEPLIDSLPPPSPLQETLADYQSLGLSLRAHPLAFFREMLDTRQVLRAERLQTTRSGSRVAVAGLVLLRQRPGTAKGITFATLEDETGVANLIIRPHVWEQHYSVARRSNAWIASGELQHAEGVIHLIVKRIEALPRQKSGGSAPGFEFVSRDFH
- a CDS encoding alpha-L-rhamnosidase; protein product: MFPGSAVAELTASRLRCESLETPSGVDRAAPQLSWIVESPQPNQSQSAYRILVATREEKLAADDGDLWDSGKVSSAETYAIQYKGKPLQSHQQCHWKVMAWDATGQPGEWSDASEWTVGLLNQEDWQGEWIGYDKDRQPLADPPAIDLDGARWVRHAADPDVPPAQTRDYRCAWQLPADIDLRTATLAIMCDDHARVEINGTTAVSGVSIGTPKVEEVLGYLRPGKNEFRVVCRNGQPGPTGICLKVTAEGHDGQVYVLTTDDRWTSSAAADQPQHQVTVVGPFGCKPWGRPAYRRDLTSPPVYLRDEFVLDKPVRRATAYFSSLGWADFSINGSPVKSDFFSSGWTDYRQRVYYRSYDATNLVRQGDNAWGLVLADGWYSGHVAWGMQRGHYGEKPRVRAMLRVEFQDGQTQTFATDDSWRASTAGPKRVADPLIGEEYDATQEMPGWDAPGFSAPGWKPVDVGAEVQPLIQWHPGPAVIEVDRFPAKSISEPAPGVYVYDLGQNFAGVVQLKVRGRAGQRVRLRFAERLNPDGTVYTDNLRMARATDIYTCSGDGEETWTPTQTFHGFQYVELTGLDEPTQDAVTGIALSSNTPLVSSFECSDPALNRLYKNVLWTQLANFIDVPTDCPQRDERLGWTGDAQVYVHTACLTTNVQAFFRKWLVDLVDAQEPNGQFPKVAPVVAGQSDGGPAWSEAGVICPWEIYSVYNDRKLLEQQYPAMVRYVEFCRNRSRDGVLPPERFHCFGDWLSVNANTPNEIIYTAYYARSADIVSKAAEALGRTGDASKYRELFQQIKQAFNDEYVSADGRIHGDTQCCYVLALGYGLLDGQAYEHASRHLIDDIRSRGWKLSTGFVGTKDLMMVLSQIGRHDVALRLLHQQEYPGWLFSIGHGATSIWERWDGWTPDGGFQDPGMNSFAHYSFGAVYGWMAENLGGIRAGRPGFETVIIEPTFDPHLDFCRVTYDSLHGPIKSEWSRADGARRLQVTIPANTRATVRLRGVTVDQLRVNGQNSDMTDFEAADAVDRFPNSGDDAQTEVRTAELLLPSGDYLLEMPGREA